One Segnochrobactrum spirostomi genomic window carries:
- a CDS encoding ester cyclase: MVRETVGTEPPGGDVVGAFYDAYNAGNATAAAALYADDGWHEEAHNGARRAGRQALREGLERFFAFLPDARWERREQIAAGASVAVVYTLTGHLGIDLKGAPTKGRPITLDGIHVFEIADGAIVGTRDYWDPTAFGRQIATTPATGTGAREPGA, translated from the coding sequence ATGGTGCGCGAAACGGTCGGGACGGAACCGCCGGGCGGGGATGTCGTCGGCGCCTTCTATGATGCCTACAATGCCGGAAACGCCACGGCCGCGGCGGCGCTCTATGCCGATGACGGCTGGCACGAGGAGGCGCACAACGGCGCCCGCCGTGCCGGGCGGCAGGCTCTGCGCGAAGGGCTCGAGCGCTTCTTCGCCTTCCTGCCCGACGCCCGTTGGGAGCGCCGCGAGCAGATCGCCGCCGGCGCGTCCGTCGCCGTCGTCTATACCCTGACTGGCCATCTCGGCATCGACCTCAAGGGCGCGCCGACCAAAGGGCGCCCGATCACACTCGACGGCATCCACGTCTTCGAGATTGCGGACGGCGCCATCGTCGGGACCCGCGATTATTGGGACCCGACCGCGTTCGGCCGTCAGATCGCAACCACACCCGCGACGGGGACCGGCGCGAGGGAGCCTGGCGCATGA
- a CDS encoding amidase produces MTDEPADLDAATPTTPRHAGFAEYEAYDATGLAALVRTGDVTPDELLDAALSRIEAHEPALHALVHRFEDRGRQAIAAGLPDGPFTGVPFLLKNTGLELEGTILSTGSRLFADAVSPRTGTLVARYEAAGLVLIAKSNTPEFALSFTTEPDAFGPSRNPWDISRSPGGSSGGSTAAVAAGYVPMANTSDGAGSTRLPASHCGLFGFKPSRMLNPLGPIAVEAIAGMSTPHAASWSVRDNAALLDATAGPDIGDPYAVPLGAESYLSEVGREPGRLRIGFTPASPLGTPVDRECVRVACEAADLCVELGHHVEECEAGYDAHALMAAWRIIVGVNVAPAVEMRGKALGIADPLSLLEPVNAEWVEEARRLPATAYLGAVNTLHQTARALGRFFQRYDILLSPTAAELPPPLGALAGAGKSLDRFYEAFWTHAPFTCAFNAAGCPAMSVPLGHSTSGLPIGAHFGAGFGRDGLLFRLAGQIERARPWFGRRPPLGLGGTA; encoded by the coding sequence ATGACGGACGAACCCGCCGACCTCGACGCCGCGACGCCGACGACCCCGCGCCACGCCGGCTTCGCCGAGTACGAAGCCTATGACGCGACCGGGCTCGCCGCCCTCGTGCGCACCGGGGATGTGACGCCGGACGAGCTCCTCGATGCCGCCCTGTCGCGGATCGAAGCCCACGAGCCGGCGCTCCACGCCCTCGTCCACCGCTTCGAGGATCGCGGCCGCCAGGCGATCGCCGCAGGCCTGCCCGACGGTCCGTTCACGGGCGTGCCGTTCCTGCTCAAGAACACCGGGCTCGAACTCGAAGGCACCATCCTTTCGACCGGCTCGCGCCTGTTCGCGGACGCGGTCTCGCCGCGCACCGGCACGCTGGTCGCGCGATACGAGGCGGCGGGGCTCGTGCTCATCGCCAAGTCGAACACGCCCGAGTTCGCGCTGAGCTTCACGACCGAGCCCGACGCCTTCGGCCCGAGCCGCAATCCGTGGGATATATCCCGCAGCCCCGGCGGCTCGTCGGGCGGCTCCACAGCCGCCGTGGCCGCCGGCTACGTTCCGATGGCGAACACGTCGGACGGCGCCGGCTCGACCCGCCTCCCCGCCTCCCATTGCGGCCTGTTCGGCTTCAAGCCGAGCCGCATGCTGAACCCGCTCGGGCCGATCGCCGTCGAGGCGATCGCCGGCATGTCGACGCCCCACGCGGCGAGCTGGAGCGTGCGCGACAACGCCGCCCTGCTCGACGCCACCGCGGGCCCCGACATCGGCGACCCTTACGCCGTGCCGCTCGGCGCGGAGAGCTACCTGAGCGAGGTGGGACGCGAGCCCGGCCGTCTCCGGATCGGCTTCACCCCCGCCTCCCCGCTCGGAACGCCTGTCGACCGCGAATGCGTCCGGGTCGCCTGCGAAGCCGCCGACCTCTGCGTCGAACTCGGCCATCACGTCGAGGAATGCGAGGCCGGCTACGACGCCCATGCCCTGATGGCGGCGTGGCGTATCATCGTCGGCGTCAATGTCGCGCCGGCGGTCGAGATGCGCGGCAAGGCGCTCGGCATCGCCGACCCGCTGAGCCTCCTCGAACCCGTCAACGCAGAATGGGTCGAGGAGGCGCGGCGCCTACCGGCGACGGCCTATCTCGGCGCCGTCAATACGCTGCACCAGACCGCTCGGGCGCTCGGCCGCTTCTTCCAGCGCTACGACATCCTGCTGTCGCCGACCGCCGCGGAGCTGCCGCCACCGCTCGGGGCGCTCGCGGGCGCGGGCAAGAGCCTCGATCGCTTTTACGAGGCGTTCTGGACCCATGCCCCCTTCACCTGCGCCTTCAACGCGGCGGGGTGCCCGGCGATGAGCGTGCCGCTCGGGCACTCGACCTCGGGGCTCCCGATCGGCGCGCATTTCGGCGCCGGCTTCGGGCGCGACGGTCTCCTGTTCCGCCTCGCCGGCCAGATCGAACGGGCGCGCCCCTGGTTCGGCCGACGGCCGCCGCTCGGTCTCGGGGGCACCGCATGA
- the ppaT gene encoding pyridoxamine--pyruvate transaminase, with protein MRYKPSDHPVFTLTTGPVDAYPAVLRGLASTVLYDYDPAFQATYQRVAEKLATIVKSETMPVVLHGEPVLALEAAAASLIGRDDVVLNLVSGVYSKGFEGWAARSGAKVIELAVPYDKVIDPADVARALAAHPEVTVVAACHHDTPSGTINPVADIGREVARHGAVFLVDAVSSFGGMAVDAASAHVDLFVTGPNKCLGCPPGLSILGVSNKAWAKMKANPNAPRASILSILDWEEAWRHDKPFPFTPSVAEINGLEAAIDLYLAEGPERVWARHDLTARACRAGIAAMGLAIWPAEERFASPTATAVKIPAGIDEAALRAEIRARYGVVLSSGRGETLGKLTRIGHMGPTAQPLYAIVALTALGGALSALGHKVDVGAGVAAALAVIDAA; from the coding sequence ATGCGTTACAAGCCGTCCGATCATCCGGTCTTCACGTTGACGACCGGACCCGTCGATGCCTATCCCGCGGTTCTGCGCGGCCTCGCCTCGACGGTGCTCTACGATTACGACCCGGCCTTCCAGGCGACCTATCAACGGGTCGCGGAGAAGCTCGCGACCATCGTCAAGTCCGAGACGATGCCGGTCGTGCTCCACGGCGAACCGGTGCTCGCCCTCGAAGCCGCCGCCGCCTCGCTGATCGGCCGCGACGACGTCGTGCTGAACCTGGTCTCGGGCGTCTATTCCAAGGGCTTCGAAGGCTGGGCGGCGCGCTCCGGCGCCAAGGTGATCGAACTCGCCGTGCCCTACGACAAGGTCATCGATCCCGCAGACGTCGCCCGCGCCCTCGCCGCCCATCCGGAGGTGACCGTCGTCGCCGCCTGCCACCACGACACCCCGTCGGGCACCATCAACCCGGTCGCCGACATCGGCCGCGAGGTCGCCCGCCACGGCGCCGTCTTCCTGGTCGACGCCGTCTCGTCGTTCGGCGGCATGGCGGTCGATGCCGCCTCGGCGCATGTCGATCTCTTCGTGACGGGGCCCAACAAGTGCCTCGGCTGTCCGCCCGGCCTGTCGATCCTCGGCGTCTCGAACAAGGCGTGGGCGAAGATGAAGGCGAACCCGAACGCTCCGCGCGCCTCGATCCTCAGCATCCTCGATTGGGAAGAGGCCTGGCGCCACGACAAGCCGTTCCCGTTCACGCCGTCCGTCGCCGAGATCAACGGCCTCGAGGCGGCGATCGACCTCTATCTCGCCGAAGGCCCGGAGCGGGTCTGGGCACGCCACGACCTCACCGCCCGGGCCTGCCGCGCCGGCATCGCGGCGATGGGGCTCGCGATCTGGCCGGCAGAGGAGCGCTTCGCCTCGCCGACCGCGACCGCCGTCAAGATTCCGGCCGGCATCGACGAGGCCGCGCTGCGCGCCGAAATCCGCGCCCGTTACGGCGTGGTGCTTTCCTCCGGCCGCGGCGAGACGCTCGGCAAGCTGACCCGCATCGGCCACATGGGCCCGACCGCGCAGCCGCTCTACGCCATCGTCGCGCTGACGGCCCTCGGTGGCGCCCTCTCCGCCCTCGGCCATAAGGTCGATGTGGGCGCGGGCGTGGCCGCCGCGTTGGCCGTCATCGACGCCGCCTGA
- a CDS encoding putative B6 ABC transporter permease subunit 2 → MTDSVQIGGDAVLTPRTEALRARLRLVAMALVPVVGALVLSGLVLLALGVNPLAYYSYVVERGLLSPYGVQATLTRMAPLLLIASGLIVAFRAGIWNLGGDGQFLLSAVVVAALAPLLIHVLPDWATLVVCLVVGAAVGAAWSVLPALLKAYQGVNEIITTLMMTFLGVSFANVLVKLAFRDPATTVPQTRTLAVADRLPRLFDTTISSGLLIGLAAIILVHLVMTRTAFGLKLRIVGANPRAAIHAGLPVPALTVAVFAISAALSGLGGAVEILGVQGNVRADWNPAYSLTVVPLVFLARFNGFASIAFVFLFSVLSIGGESAARRTGVPNFFTLVVVAILLVMLGITEYLDQRRRAAGK, encoded by the coding sequence ATGACGGATAGCGTCCAGATCGGCGGCGATGCCGTCCTCACTCCCCGCACCGAGGCGCTTCGGGCGCGGCTCCGGCTCGTCGCGATGGCCCTCGTCCCCGTCGTCGGAGCCCTGGTGCTGTCCGGCCTCGTGCTGCTCGCGCTCGGCGTCAATCCGCTCGCCTATTATTCCTACGTGGTCGAGCGCGGGCTGCTGTCGCCCTACGGCGTCCAGGCGACGCTGACGCGAATGGCGCCGCTCCTCCTCATCGCCTCCGGTCTCATCGTGGCGTTCCGCGCCGGGATCTGGAATCTGGGCGGCGACGGCCAGTTCCTGCTCAGCGCCGTGGTGGTCGCCGCGCTCGCACCGCTCCTCATCCACGTGCTGCCGGATTGGGCGACGCTCGTCGTTTGCCTGGTCGTCGGTGCGGCCGTCGGTGCGGCGTGGTCGGTGCTGCCGGCGCTCCTCAAGGCCTATCAGGGCGTCAACGAGATCATCACCACGCTGATGATGACCTTTCTCGGCGTCTCGTTCGCCAACGTGCTCGTCAAACTCGCCTTCCGTGACCCCGCGACGACAGTGCCGCAGACCCGCACGCTCGCGGTCGCCGACCGGTTGCCGCGTCTGTTCGATACCACGATCTCGTCGGGCCTCCTGATCGGCCTCGCCGCGATCATCTTGGTCCATCTGGTGATGACCCGCACCGCCTTCGGGCTGAAGCTTCGGATCGTCGGGGCGAACCCGCGGGCGGCGATCCATGCCGGCCTGCCGGTGCCGGCGCTCACCGTTGCCGTCTTCGCCATCTCCGCGGCGCTGTCGGGGCTCGGCGGGGCGGTCGAGATCCTCGGCGTGCAGGGCAATGTCCGCGCCGACTGGAACCCCGCCTACAGCCTGACCGTCGTGCCGCTCGTGTTTCTCGCCCGCTTCAACGGCTTCGCCTCGATCGCCTTCGTCTTCCTGTTCTCGGTCTTGTCGATCGGTGGCGAGAGCGCGGCGCGGCGCACCGGCGTGCCGAACTTCTTCACCTTGGTTGTGGTGGCAATCCTCCTGGTGATGCTCGGCATCACCGAATATCTCGACCAACGTCGTCGCGCGGCGGGGAAGTGA
- a CDS encoding putative B6 ABC transporter ATP-binding protein, whose amino-acid sequence MTLSASHSAPPPHTAGASLRPIVTLDHVTKRFPGVVANDRVAFDLWPGEVHVLLGENGAGKSTLVGMLSGIQVPDEGGILIDGHEQRIDSPARALELGIGTVFQHSMLVPSLSVVDNIALGRRWWSRPDRAAVAAKMAAVCADIGVKIDPNAKVGSLSLGEQQQVEIVRALMRGSRVLILDEATAMLTPKGAEDLGALMGRLVKLGLSVVFITHKLNEALAFGHRITVLRLGRKVGEIAPERLAALGSAAATAEIIRLMFGTDIAAADAAAKPARRRMASSAPILEIAGLAVEDAAVPVSGIDLSVAAGEIVGLAGIDGNGQKQFAEALAGQRRLAAGAIRLAGEAIERLDVGDRRRRGLRYVTDDRLSEGTVGAFPISLNLLLKQVGEAPFWLRGIERPEPIAAHARRLVSEFDVRTPGIETAIGKLSGGNIQKALLARELSGEARAVIFAKPTYGLDVQNIRATRQRIRDAADRGLAVVLISTDLEEVLELSDRIAVMSGGRVVGVVPNDGEARNRVGELMSGVAA is encoded by the coding sequence ATGACGCTGTCCGCTTCCCATTCCGCCCCTCCGCCGCACACGGCCGGCGCCAGCCTGCGCCCGATCGTGACCCTCGATCACGTCACCAAACGCTTCCCAGGCGTGGTGGCGAACGATCGCGTCGCGTTCGATCTTTGGCCCGGCGAGGTCCATGTTCTGCTCGGCGAGAACGGGGCCGGCAAGTCGACCTTGGTCGGCATGCTCTCCGGCATCCAGGTGCCGGACGAAGGCGGCATTCTCATCGACGGCCATGAGCAGCGCATCGATTCCCCGGCCCGCGCGCTCGAGCTCGGCATCGGAACCGTCTTCCAGCACTCGATGCTGGTGCCCTCGCTCAGCGTCGTCGACAACATCGCGCTCGGCCGCCGCTGGTGGTCGCGGCCGGACCGCGCCGCCGTCGCCGCCAAGATGGCCGCGGTGTGCGCCGATATCGGCGTCAAGATCGACCCCAATGCCAAGGTCGGATCGCTCTCCCTCGGCGAACAGCAGCAGGTCGAGATCGTCCGCGCCTTGATGCGCGGGAGCCGCGTCCTCATCCTCGACGAGGCGACGGCGATGCTGACGCCGAAGGGGGCCGAGGACCTCGGCGCGCTGATGGGGCGGCTCGTCAAGCTCGGCCTTTCCGTCGTCTTCATCACCCACAAGCTCAACGAGGCCCTCGCCTTCGGCCACCGCATCACCGTGCTGCGCCTCGGGCGCAAGGTGGGCGAGATCGCGCCGGAGCGCCTCGCGGCCCTCGGCTCGGCGGCGGCGACGGCCGAGATCATCCGCCTGATGTTCGGCACGGACATCGCGGCGGCCGACGCCGCGGCGAAGCCGGCGCGCCGGCGTATGGCCTCCTCCGCGCCGATCCTCGAGATCGCCGGCCTCGCGGTCGAAGACGCGGCGGTGCCGGTGAGCGGTATCGACCTCTCGGTCGCGGCCGGCGAGATCGTCGGCCTCGCGGGCATCGACGGCAACGGACAGAAGCAGTTCGCCGAGGCGCTCGCCGGCCAGCGGCGCCTCGCGGCCGGGGCCATCCGCCTCGCCGGCGAGGCGATCGAACGGCTCGACGTCGGCGATCGCCGCCGCCGCGGCCTGCGCTACGTCACCGACGACCGCCTCAGCGAGGGCACCGTCGGGGCGTTTCCGATCTCCCTGAACCTGCTCCTAAAGCAGGTCGGCGAAGCGCCGTTCTGGCTGCGCGGCATCGAGCGACCCGAACCGATCGCCGCCCACGCGCGCCGGCTTGTCTCTGAATTCGACGTCCGCACGCCGGGCATCGAGACCGCCATCGGCAAGCTCTCCGGCGGCAACATCCAGAAGGCGCTGCTCGCCCGGGAGCTCTCCGGTGAGGCGCGCGCGGTGATCTTCGCCAAGCCGACCTACGGTCTCGACGTGCAGAACATCCGCGCGACCCGCCAGCGCATTCGCGACGCCGCCGATCGCGGCCTCGCGGTGGTGCTGATTTCGACCGACCTCGAGGAGGTGCTCGAGCTCTCCGACCGGATCGCCGTCATGTCGGGCGGGCGGGTGGTCGGGGTGGTTCCCAACGACGGCGAGGCCCGCAACCGGGTCGGCGAACTGATGAGTGGCGTTGCGGCATGA
- a CDS encoding putative B6 ABC transporter permease subunit 1 translates to MSALFTEAFLTSLILGALTAGLPLLLAGLGEQISEKAGVLNIGIEGMMLIGAYVGFLIAYETGSIWLGFLGGGVGGMAVALLMAIFCVRLGLSQIVIGIALTLGAEGLTALLHHFQFAQSYPRLPAVETLAIPGLSSIPAIGPALFNRPPIVYLAILAVPFVAYVFRSTQLGLALQAAGDKPAALDAAGVDVVRVRTFAVLTTGFLAGIGGAFMAEVGAGIFIPFMTNGAGFIGIVLAMLARGKPLWVLLGALLFGACLSITTALQVAGVDIPTDVIQMLPFAAVLAILVLFGRRASLPPALGLHYVRGAR, encoded by the coding sequence ATGTCGGCTCTCTTCACCGAAGCATTCCTCACCTCGCTCATTCTCGGCGCGCTCACCGCGGGCCTGCCGCTCCTGCTCGCGGGCCTCGGCGAGCAGATCTCCGAGAAGGCCGGCGTCCTCAATATCGGCATCGAGGGCATGATGCTGATCGGCGCCTATGTCGGCTTCCTGATCGCCTATGAGACCGGCTCAATCTGGCTCGGCTTTCTCGGCGGCGGGGTCGGCGGCATGGCGGTCGCGCTCCTGATGGCGATCTTCTGCGTCCGCCTCGGCCTCAGCCAGATCGTGATCGGTATCGCCTTGACGCTCGGAGCCGAAGGTCTGACCGCGCTCCTGCACCATTTCCAGTTCGCCCAGTCCTATCCGCGCCTGCCGGCCGTCGAGACGCTGGCGATCCCCGGTCTGTCGTCGATCCCCGCGATCGGCCCGGCGCTGTTCAACCGGCCGCCGATCGTCTACCTGGCGATTCTGGCTGTCCCGTTCGTCGCCTATGTTTTTCGCTCGACCCAGCTCGGCCTTGCCCTGCAGGCGGCGGGCGACAAGCCGGCGGCGCTCGATGCGGCGGGCGTCGACGTCGTGCGGGTGCGCACCTTCGCGGTGCTGACGACGGGCTTCCTGGCGGGCATCGGCGGCGCGTTCATGGCCGAGGTCGGCGCCGGCATCTTCATCCCGTTCATGACCAACGGGGCCGGCTTCATCGGCATCGTGCTCGCCATGCTGGCGCGCGGAAAGCCGCTCTGGGTGCTGCTCGGCGCGCTCCTGTTCGGCGCCTGCCTGTCGATCACCACCGCGCTCCAGGTCGCCGGCGTCGATATCCCGACCGACGTGATCCAGATGCTGCCGTTCGCGGCGGTGCTCGCGATCCTCGTCCTGTTCGGCCGGCGGGCGAGCCTGCCGCCCGCGCTCGGCCTCCATTATGTGCGGGGGGCGCGATGA
- a CDS encoding putative B6 ABC transporter substrate-binding protein, with amino-acid sequence MRKLLLCSVALALIGLAPMAGAAELKAIAILTPEAGTDYGWNQQGIDAAKAAGAAAGIKVMVADNLGYGDVRPTLRELAEDGAGLLIAHASGYNTAAPEVGEEMKVPVAIVDRPDALKAGLVADYTASGHEGAYLAGRLAAKMSRTGTVGIVVSGEPPSWNAQSAAFAEGAKAEKPGIVVRYAVIGPAAYSDAAGGKRVTEALIAAGADIIFGQGNGSSFGMLQAVETNKATDGGKVYFIDVIGDKTPIDKGNLLSSVVWNLTPVYTAMISDIKADKYGTHNYDIHLADGSVKLLKTSHIPDDVWTQIEALRQDIVDGKIKVTPHFDADSVHKLVQQLPTAQ; translated from the coding sequence ATGCGTAAGCTTCTTCTTTGCAGTGTGGCGCTCGCGCTGATCGGCCTGGCGCCGATGGCGGGTGCGGCGGAACTGAAGGCGATCGCGATCCTGACGCCGGAAGCCGGCACCGATTATGGCTGGAACCAGCAGGGCATCGACGCCGCCAAGGCGGCCGGCGCCGCGGCCGGCATCAAGGTGATGGTCGCCGACAATCTCGGCTACGGCGACGTGCGCCCGACGCTTCGCGAACTCGCCGAGGACGGCGCCGGGCTCCTGATTGCCCATGCCAGCGGCTACAACACCGCCGCGCCGGAAGTGGGCGAGGAGATGAAGGTTCCGGTCGCGATCGTGGACCGTCCGGATGCGCTTAAAGCCGGCCTCGTCGCCGACTACACCGCGAGCGGTCACGAGGGCGCCTATCTCGCCGGCCGCCTCGCGGCGAAGATGTCGCGCACCGGCACCGTCGGCATCGTCGTCTCCGGCGAGCCTCCGTCGTGGAACGCCCAGTCCGCGGCGTTCGCGGAAGGCGCCAAGGCGGAGAAGCCGGGCATCGTGGTGCGCTATGCGGTGATCGGCCCGGCGGCCTATTCGGATGCGGCCGGCGGCAAGCGCGTCACCGAGGCGCTGATCGCCGCGGGCGCCGACATCATCTTCGGCCAGGGCAACGGCTCGAGCTTCGGCATGCTTCAGGCGGTCGAGACCAACAAGGCGACCGACGGCGGCAAGGTCTATTTCATCGACGTCATCGGCGACAAGACCCCGATCGACAAGGGCAATCTCTTGAGCTCGGTGGTCTGGAACCTGACGCCGGTCTATACGGCGATGATCTCGGACATCAAGGCCGACAAATACGGTACGCACAATTACGACATTCATCTGGCCGACGGCTCGGTCAAGCTTCTGAAGACGAGCCACATCCCCGACGACGTCTGGACCCAGATCGAGGCGCTGCGTCAGGACATCGTCGACGGCAAGATCAAGGTCACGCCGCACTTCGACGCCGACAGTGTCCACAAGCTCGTGCAGCAATTGCCGACTGCGCAGTGA
- a CDS encoding 4-hydroxyphenylacetate 3-hydroxylase N-terminal domain-containing protein produces the protein MNAQTQTRDVPVAHKLKTGAEFKATLDDGRAIWVNGKRIASVFEEPALAAGVDLVASMFDDQFKPEFADATTCIDPDSGAIVSRAWQVPRTIEDLADRRKLIEYTSLKTAGTFGRPPDLAPAIAVGLLAYLPTFKAKKSLIDGCAPDFAENIERYVAFGRDNNLTASESLTGPQNDRSSAKGSESSLLKVKNVEKGGIRISGAKTVGSISAQANEIFFTNLGGIRETPAEACIWASVPIASDGIKLISREMVSHPGADPFDHPIASLGEEADQFIVFDNVFVPTDRIFNLGDPTAMQYYGPVCVFAHWHVLTRLAVKAELFVGAGQLVLDVLGTGHIPAVQGMLGELIEYAQTLRAFIYAAEAKAKPTEGEVMAPDVGMLTAGRLYSIQHYPRIIHTLQELCGQGLVMRFGKAAFENPDIGHHLKDLLPGKGVSAEVKEQLMNFIWDMTSSSLAGRVALFENVNASPAPRLRERLYNEVKRDRFVEQVKTLARMP, from the coding sequence ATGAACGCGCAAACACAGACACGGGATGTGCCGGTCGCACACAAGCTGAAGACCGGAGCCGAATTCAAGGCGACGCTCGACGACGGACGCGCCATCTGGGTGAACGGCAAGCGGATCGCGAGCGTGTTCGAGGAGCCCGCGCTCGCCGCCGGCGTCGATCTCGTCGCCTCGATGTTCGACGACCAGTTCAAGCCGGAATTCGCGGACGCCACCACCTGCATCGACCCCGACAGCGGCGCGATCGTCAGCCGCGCCTGGCAGGTGCCGCGCACGATCGAAGACCTCGCCGATCGCCGCAAGCTGATCGAATATACGAGCCTCAAGACCGCCGGCACCTTCGGCCGCCCGCCCGACCTCGCCCCGGCGATCGCCGTCGGCCTCCTCGCCTACCTGCCGACCTTCAAGGCGAAGAAGTCGCTGATCGATGGTTGCGCGCCGGATTTCGCCGAGAACATCGAGCGCTACGTCGCCTTCGGCCGCGACAACAACCTGACCGCCTCCGAAAGCCTGACCGGCCCGCAGAACGACCGCTCGTCGGCCAAGGGCTCGGAGTCCTCGCTCCTCAAGGTCAAGAACGTCGAGAAGGGCGGCATCCGCATCTCCGGCGCCAAGACCGTCGGCTCCATCTCGGCCCAGGCCAACGAGATCTTCTTCACCAACCTCGGCGGCATCCGCGAGACGCCGGCGGAGGCGTGCATCTGGGCGTCGGTTCCGATCGCCTCGGACGGCATCAAGCTCATCTCGCGCGAGATGGTCTCCCATCCCGGCGCCGACCCGTTCGACCATCCGATCGCGAGCCTCGGCGAGGAAGCCGACCAGTTCATCGTCTTCGACAACGTGTTCGTACCGACCGACCGGATCTTCAATCTCGGCGATCCGACCGCGATGCAATATTACGGGCCGGTCTGCGTGTTCGCCCACTGGCACGTGCTGACCCGCCTCGCCGTCAAGGCGGAGCTCTTCGTCGGCGCCGGCCAGCTCGTGCTCGACGTGCTCGGCACCGGCCACATTCCGGCGGTGCAGGGCATGCTCGGCGAGCTCATCGAATATGCCCAGACGCTGCGCGCCTTCATCTACGCGGCCGAAGCCAAGGCGAAGCCGACCGAGGGCGAGGTGATGGCGCCGGATGTCGGTATGCTCACCGCCGGACGGCTCTATTCGATCCAGCACTACCCCCGCATCATCCACACGCTCCAGGAGCTGTGCGGCCAGGGCCTCGTGATGCGCTTCGGCAAGGCGGCGTTCGAGAACCCGGACATCGGCCATCACCTCAAGGACCTGTTGCCCGGCAAGGGCGTCAGCGCCGAGGTGAAGGAGCAATTGATGAACTTCATCTGGGACATGACCTCGAGCTCGCTCGCCGGCCGCGTCGCACTGTTCGAGAACGTGAACGCGAGCCCGGCTCCCCGGCTGCGCGAACGCCTCTACAACGAGGTGAAGCGCGACCGCTTCGTCGAGCAGGTGAAGACGCTCGCGCGCATGCCCTGA
- a CDS encoding amidase, with amino-acid sequence MTDLLTLSARETARRVRAGDVSAEAVCAAFADRIAEREPDVQAWTYYDRDRALAEARGVAAGPLAGITFGVKDVIDTADMPTGYGSALYEGFRPVADAPVVALARRLGAVMMGKTVSTEFAMASPGKTRNPAALDHTPGGSSSGSCAAIAAGMVHVAFGTQTSGSVVRPASFCGIVGYKPSFGTLNRAGVKALSDSLDTMSLLARDVRDAAFATATLAEMPSLELGTVTAPKTVGLFRTSRWDLAEPATRDALDRAADALRAAGVTVRELAVPDEFERLYAYHDAVMGWETPRTLAFEHGPLGDRIAPLTRAFLDQLAKATRADYDAALAGLKDRAAILDGLLDGCDVLLTPAAPGEAPAGLAATGDPVFNKVWTLLHGPAIAVPAGNGPGGLPVGVQVIGRLGDDAATLTAAAFLEDSLAENRP; translated from the coding sequence ATGACCGACCTCCTGACCCTCTCGGCCCGCGAGACGGCGCGCCGCGTCCGCGCCGGCGACGTCAGTGCGGAGGCGGTCTGCGCCGCCTTCGCCGACCGGATCGCCGAGCGCGAACCGGACGTGCAGGCCTGGACTTACTACGACCGCGACCGCGCCCTCGCGGAGGCGCGCGGGGTGGCGGCCGGGCCGCTCGCCGGCATCACGTTCGGGGTCAAGGACGTCATCGACACCGCCGACATGCCGACCGGGTACGGCTCGGCCCTCTACGAGGGCTTCCGCCCGGTCGCCGATGCGCCCGTCGTCGCCCTCGCCCGCCGCCTCGGCGCGGTGATGATGGGCAAGACGGTCTCGACCGAATTCGCCATGGCGAGCCCCGGCAAGACCCGCAACCCGGCCGCGCTCGACCATACGCCGGGCGGCTCGTCGAGCGGCTCGTGCGCGGCCATCGCCGCCGGCATGGTCCACGTCGCCTTCGGCACCCAGACGTCGGGGTCGGTCGTGCGTCCCGCCTCCTTCTGCGGAATCGTCGGCTACAAGCCGAGCTTCGGCACGCTCAACCGCGCCGGGGTCAAAGCGCTCTCCGACAGCCTCGACACCATGAGCCTGCTCGCCCGCGACGTCCGCGACGCCGCGTTCGCGACCGCCACCCTCGCCGAAATGCCGTCCCTCGAACTCGGGACCGTCACCGCGCCGAAGACCGTCGGCCTGTTCCGCACCTCGCGCTGGGACTTGGCCGAGCCCGCGACCCGCGACGCACTCGACCGCGCCGCGGACGCCCTGCGCGCGGCCGGCGTGACCGTGCGCGAGCTCGCCGTGCCGGATGAATTCGAGCGGCTCTATGCCTATCACGACGCCGTCATGGGCTGGGAAACGCCACGCACCCTCGCGTTCGAGCATGGGCCGCTCGGCGACCGTATCGCGCCGCTGACCCGCGCCTTCCTCGACCAGCTCGCGAAGGCGACCCGCGCCGATTACGACGCCGCCCTCGCCGGCTTGAAGGATCGCGCGGCGATCCTCGACGGCCTTCTCGACGGCTGCGACGTGCTTCTCACCCCCGCTGCGCCCGGCGAGGCGCCGGCCGGTCTCGCGGCGACCGGCGATCCCGTCTTCAACAAGGTCTGGACGCTGCTCCACGGTCCCGCGATTGCCGTGCCCGCCGGCAATGGCCCGGGCGGACTGCCGGTCGGGGTGCAGGTGATCGGCCGTCTCGGCGACGATGCCGCGACGCTCACCGCCGCCGCCTTCCTCGAAGATTCGTTGGCGGAGAACCGGCCATGA